Sequence from the uncultured Draconibacterium sp. genome:
AACCTGCCTCCTTCGCGACACAAAGACCTGCCTCCTTTTACCAGTATCCTGAAAATGATGCGGCAAAAGGATATCCTGTTGCATTTTCCCTACCACACATTTAATCATGTCCTCGATTTTCTGCGCGAAGCAGCAATCGATCCTCAGGTGAAGGAAATTGGACTAACGATTTATCGTGTTGCCGCCGACTCGAAAGTGGTGAATGCACTTTTAAATGCCGTAAGAAACGGGAAAAAAGTTACGGTTGTTGTGGAACTGCAGGCACGTTTCGACGAAGAGGCTAATATTTTCTGGTCCAACAAATTACAGGAAGAAGGTGCCAACGTAATAAACGGGGTTCCCGGCATGAAAGTACACAGCAAGTTGGTGTGGGTTCAGCGTAAAGAAGATGGGAAAATGCGTAACTACGCATATATTGGCACGGGGAACTTCCATGAAGGAACTGCAAGGGTTTATACCGATAAAGGCTTGCTTACTGCCGATCAGCGACTGGCCGACGAAGTGGAAAAAGTATTTATGTTTTTTAAACAAAACTACCTGCATTTCGATTATGAACACCTGGTGGTAAGCCCGTTCTCGATGCGCAAACACTTTGTAAAAAACATCGACCGTGAAATAAAGCTGGCCAAACAGGGAAAACCCGCATGGATGATCCTGAAAATGAATAGCCTGATTGATCCGGGAATGATGATGAAGCTGTACGAAGCTTCCCAGGCCGGTGTTAAAATACAGCTGATTATTCGTGGTATTTTCGGAATGCAGATTGGATTAGATGGTTACAGCGAAAACATAAGCGCCATTAGTATTGTGGATAAATACCTTGAGCACACAAGACTGTTCTTGTTTGGTGCCGGTGGCGAAGAAAAAATGTACATCTCGTCAGCCGACTGGATGTCGCGCAACCTGAACCGAAGAATTGAGGTTGCCTGCCCTATTTACAACGAGTCGATTAAAGCCGAATTAAAAGAACAACTGCTCATTCAGCTAAAGGATAATTCGAAAGCCCGCATACTTGATCCCAAGCTATTAAATATGTATGCCGACGGAAGTACCGATAAAAAATACCGTGCGCAAGAAGACTTCTACAATTACATTAAATCGATATCAAATACGGAAACAGAATAAAATAATTAAATTCAGAATAATAAAATGAAAATATATCACAATCCGCGCTGCTCGAAAAGCCGAAAAGGGCTGCAGTACCTCGAAGACAAAGGTTGTAATTTTGAAGTTGTAACCTACCTGACTAACGGTTTAAGTGAAAAAGAACTTTCGGAATTAATTGCCAAAACCGGCAAAAAACCTTTTGATTTTGTGCGCCAACACGAACAAGACTACAAAGATCAATACAAGGGAAAAGTACTGAGCGACGAAGAATGGATAAAAGTACTGGTTGAAAATCCGAAATTGCTGCACCGCCCTATCGTGGTGAACGGCGATAAAGCAGTTCTGGGGAATCCTCCTGAAAATATTGACGAGATTCTATAAAAAAACAAAGCCGGTAAAATTTTACCGGCTTTGTTTTTTTATCTCGCAGAACGATTATAATCCTAACTTTTCTTTCACCAATCCGGGAATTTCACGTGGTTCTTTTGCCACCGGAACATCTGCAGCTTTAAAAGCTTTAATCTTTTCTTCCGCAGTTCCCGATCCGCTTGAAATAATAGCACCGGCGTGTCCCATCCGTTTTCCCGGAGGCGCTGATTGCCCGGCAATAAATGCAACTACCGGCTTGGTCATTTTCTCTTTAATAAAACGGGCTGCCTGCTCTTCTGCATCACCGCCAATTTCACCAATTAAAACAACGGCTTCAGTAGCCGGATCGTTTTCGTACATCTCCAGCAAATCGATGAAATACAGTCCTGAAACGGCATCGCCACCAATTCCTACGCAAGTAGTCTGGCCCAGTCCACTCTCGGTCAACATATTCACAACTTCATACGTCAATGTTCCCGAACGCGAGATCAAACCAACATTTCCTTTTTTGAATATCATTGCCGGTAAAATTCCGATCAAACACTCGTCAGGTGTTATTAATCCCGGACAGTTGGCACCAACCAGTTTTGTACCGTTTTGTTTTAAAACCGGAGTTACTTTAATCATGTCCTGAACCGGAACATGTTCGGTAATACAAACCACCAATTCAATGCCTGCATAACTGGCCTCCATTATGGCATCGGCAGCAAAAGCCGCCGGCACAAATATTACCGAAGCGTTCGCTCCTGTTGCTTTAACGGCATCTTCAACACTGTTAAAAACCGGAACACCTTCAACTTCCTGACCGGCTTTACCGG
This genomic interval carries:
- the sucD gene encoding succinate--CoA ligase subunit alpha encodes the protein MSILINKDTKVIVQGITGRDGAFHTSKMKAYGTNVVGGTSPGKAGQEVEGVPVFNSVEDAVKATGANASVIFVPAAFAADAIMEASYAGIELVVCITEHVPVQDMIKVTPVLKQNGTKLVGANCPGLITPDECLIGILPAMIFKKGNVGLISRSGTLTYEVVNMLTESGLGQTTCVGIGGDAVSGLYFIDLLEMYENDPATEAVVLIGEIGGDAEEQAARFIKEKMTKPVVAFIAGQSAPPGKRMGHAGAIISSGSGTAEEKIKAFKAADVPVAKEPREIPGLVKEKLGL
- the arsC gene encoding arsenate reductase (glutaredoxin) (This arsenate reductase requires both glutathione and glutaredoxin to convert arsenate to arsenite, after which the efflux transporter formed by ArsA and ArsB can extrude the arsenite from the cell, providing resistance.), which gives rise to MKIYHNPRCSKSRKGLQYLEDKGCNFEVVTYLTNGLSEKELSELIAKTGKKPFDFVRQHEQDYKDQYKGKVLSDEEWIKVLVENPKLLHRPIVVNGDKAVLGNPPENIDEIL
- the ppk1 gene encoding polyphosphate kinase 1, giving the protein MYSKEKFINREISWLSFNERVLQEAEDPETPLFEKIRFIGIFSNNLDEFFRVRVATVRRMVDIGKDEENLLGEMTPKELHNKIYATVNQQQEKVQEIFKNIITELKASGIFIIDETELTESQGELVRKYFYDKVLPNLVPIMLSKNKFPYLRDRSVYLAIKLWNEETPDDKAFSLIRIPGRSVPRFLVIPGDEGKQFVIILDDIIRYCMADIFFYFDYNRYETYTIKITRDAELDLDDDISKSFIEKMSTSLKKRKKGKPVRLLYDREMPDDLLDFLLKKMKLAKDDAVPGGRYHNHKDFMNFPEIGKKEHYYTNLPPSRHKDLPPFTSILKMMRQKDILLHFPYHTFNHVLDFLREAAIDPQVKEIGLTIYRVAADSKVVNALLNAVRNGKKVTVVVELQARFDEEANIFWSNKLQEEGANVINGVPGMKVHSKLVWVQRKEDGKMRNYAYIGTGNFHEGTARVYTDKGLLTADQRLADEVEKVFMFFKQNYLHFDYEHLVVSPFSMRKHFVKNIDREIKLAKQGKPAWMILKMNSLIDPGMMMKLYEASQAGVKIQLIIRGIFGMQIGLDGYSENISAISIVDKYLEHTRLFLFGAGGEEKMYISSADWMSRNLNRRIEVACPIYNESIKAELKEQLLIQLKDNSKARILDPKLLNMYADGSTDKKYRAQEDFYNYIKSISNTETE